A stretch of the Thiomicrorhabdus indica genome encodes the following:
- a CDS encoding DUF3419 family protein, with product MTLPNKPANSSLTTPDEIHPFSNSQTHTEGCNKTLLNEAVKPSSLFSKKGLADRLFAKWFDRLVYPQIWEDPEVDIQALNLKENSRVFTISSGGCNVLNYLTVKPKSITVVDLNEHHLALLELKLIASQNLTQSEFFDFFANANLPHNIEIFEKKLISKLSTKTQQYWNQKTGVLRKKRIELFANNFYHHGLLGKFIGLIHWVSRRLGYDISQIMQAKTLEEQRTQFEQHVAPVFDTKLLRFLSRRTSVLYSLGIPPSQYDEMQVNSEQKGVQMHELLKDRARRLACDFPLEENYFAWQAFARRYDLESQKALPRYLKAENFETIRQESSKVSWHHTSLTQQLQAMPANSLDAYLFLDAQDWMDAEQLNALWSQVTRTATTDARVVFRTAGEISPLEEKLAPNLLEQWQTDADYNAQLTRQDRSAIYGAVFMYQKITGEKPQGLES from the coding sequence ATGACACTGCCAAATAAACCTGCAAACTCATCTTTGACAACTCCAGATGAAATTCACCCGTTTTCCAACTCCCAAACGCATACTGAAGGCTGTAACAAAACGCTATTAAATGAAGCAGTGAAACCCTCAAGTTTGTTCAGCAAAAAAGGGTTGGCAGATCGACTGTTTGCAAAATGGTTTGATCGTTTGGTTTATCCGCAAATTTGGGAAGACCCAGAGGTTGATATCCAAGCTTTGAATCTCAAAGAAAATTCTCGCGTGTTTACGATTTCTTCTGGCGGGTGCAATGTTTTGAACTACTTAACCGTCAAACCAAAATCAATTACGGTTGTCGATTTAAATGAACACCACTTAGCCTTGCTAGAGCTGAAATTGATTGCTAGCCAAAATCTAACTCAATCTGAGTTTTTTGACTTTTTTGCCAATGCCAACTTACCGCACAATATTGAAATATTTGAGAAGAAACTCATTTCAAAACTCTCAACAAAAACCCAACAGTATTGGAATCAAAAAACAGGCGTTCTGAGAAAAAAGCGTATCGAGCTGTTTGCCAACAATTTTTACCACCACGGTCTACTTGGTAAATTCATTGGCTTGATTCATTGGGTCAGTCGTCGGCTTGGCTATGACATTAGCCAAATCATGCAAGCCAAAACACTTGAAGAGCAACGAACTCAATTTGAACAGCATGTTGCGCCAGTATTTGACACAAAATTGTTACGCTTTTTAAGCCGAAGAACTTCTGTACTTTACAGCCTAGGCATTCCACCTTCTCAATACGATGAAATGCAAGTCAACTCTGAACAAAAAGGCGTGCAAATGCATGAACTGTTAAAGGATCGTGCTCGCCGTTTAGCCTGTGATTTTCCGCTAGAAGAAAACTATTTTGCTTGGCAAGCCTTTGCTCGCCGATATGATTTGGAAAGCCAGAAAGCGTTACCAAGATACTTAAAAGCTGAAAATTTTGAAACGATCCGCCAAGAATCCTCCAAAGTTTCTTGGCATCACACCTCGCTTACCCAACAACTGCAAGCGATGCCTGCCAACAGCTTAGATGCATACCTGTTTTTGGATGCTCAAGATTGGATGGACGCAGAACAACTGAATGCGCTATGGTCTCAAGTGACTCGAACCGCAACCACCGATGCACGAGTTGTCTTCAGAACAGCCGGTGAAATTTCTCCTTTAGAAGAAAAACTTGCGCCAAATTTGCTTGAGCAATGGCAAACCGATGCCGATTACAATGCACAACTAACACGCCAAGACCGCTCAGCAATTTATGGCGCTGTGTTTATGTATCAAAAAATTACAGGCGAGAAACCTCAAGGGTTGGAGTCGTAA
- a CDS encoding HAD-IIB family hydrolase: MKPDCIFTDMDGTVLGHSDYEYAPVLPVLEQLAEEGIPVVVNSSKTYAEIATWLEKLNLEPPFISENGGVIYLPSRAQGPIQAQVPIRAQVPAGNKQILGTPYPQIRAFMQQVREEFDWQFEGFGDMSVDRVVETTGLATKDAEQAMQREVTEPMLWHDSEESLEAFIQLAERTGLQVVRGGRFYHVMGQHDKAKAMNWLLTESGLLGQKQRENVCVVALGDGNNDRAMLEAADIAVVLPAGNFSSLEIDAKPDGYPKQVIYAQKAAPEGWAETVRRILKDLKGR; encoded by the coding sequence TTGAAGCCTGATTGCATTTTTACCGACATGGATGGCACTGTTTTGGGGCATTCTGATTATGAATATGCGCCAGTCTTGCCAGTGTTGGAACAGTTAGCTGAAGAGGGAATTCCTGTGGTGGTGAATTCGAGTAAAACCTATGCGGAAATCGCTACTTGGCTAGAAAAACTTAATTTAGAACCTCCATTTATTTCCGAAAATGGCGGGGTGATTTATTTACCCAGTCGGGCACAAGGACCCATACAGGCACAAGTACCCATACGGGCACAAGTACCGGCCGGTAACAAACAGATACTGGGAACACCTTACCCACAAATTCGTGCTTTTATGCAGCAGGTTAGAGAAGAATTTGATTGGCAGTTTGAAGGCTTTGGCGATATGTCGGTTGATCGAGTCGTAGAAACGACTGGGTTGGCGACAAAAGATGCAGAGCAAGCGATGCAACGAGAAGTGACTGAACCGATGTTGTGGCATGACTCTGAAGAGTCGCTTGAGGCTTTCATTCAATTGGCTGAGAGGACCGGGTTGCAAGTCGTCCGAGGGGGGCGTTTTTATCATGTCATGGGTCAGCATGATAAAGCAAAAGCGATGAACTGGTTGTTGACTGAAAGTGGTTTGCTTGGGCAAAAGCAGCGTGAAAATGTATGTGTTGTCGCATTGGGTGATGGCAATAATGATCGAGCAATGTTAGAAGCCGCTGACATTGCAGTGGTGTTACCGGCCGGTAACTTTTCAAGTTTGGAGATTGATGCCAAGCCTGATGGTTACCCTAAACAAGTGATTTATGCACAAAAAGCTGCCCCGGAAGGTTGGGCGGAAACAGTCAGACGAATCTTGAAAGATTTGAAGGGTAGATAG
- a CDS encoding glycosyl transferase gives MSDFFQNGTVTTFHNLTDRPVESLEEELIKFSETRNMGLILPSLFSELEMPALKNIVEELKKVPYLSEIVIGLDRADKEQFEFAKKYFSELPQEHRIIWNDGPRVTAIMDRLKEEGLAPTEPGKGTNVWGCYGYVLASKRAKVVALHDCDIVTYSRDLLARLIYPVAHPNFNFTFAKGYYARHADGKLNGRVARLMVTPILRALETVLGPDELLAYLDSFRYPLAGEFAMNVHALQDMRIPADWGLEIGILAEMRRNYSNRRICQVDIADVYDHKHQDLSQEDHTKGLSRMSQDIAKSLFRKLSTRGHVFSRGTLRSIRSVYLRTALDQLESYSFDAQMNGLTVDIHAEEQAIELFAQNIFEAGEVFLENPNERPFLPNWNRVTSAYPHILAELFEAVELDNME, from the coding sequence ATGAGTGATTTTTTTCAGAATGGGACTGTAACGACTTTTCATAATCTAACTGACCGGCCGGTTGAAAGTTTAGAAGAGGAGTTAATTAAGTTTTCCGAAACCCGAAACATGGGATTGATTCTTCCGTCACTGTTCAGTGAATTGGAAATGCCAGCCCTGAAAAACATTGTTGAAGAGTTAAAAAAAGTTCCTTATCTCTCCGAAATTGTTATTGGCTTAGATCGTGCAGATAAAGAGCAGTTTGAATTCGCAAAAAAATATTTTTCCGAGCTGCCTCAAGAGCATCGCATTATCTGGAATGACGGCCCACGTGTGACAGCGATTATGGATCGTTTAAAAGAGGAAGGTCTTGCCCCAACCGAACCGGGTAAGGGTACCAATGTTTGGGGGTGTTATGGCTATGTGCTGGCATCGAAAAGGGCAAAAGTGGTTGCTTTACATGATTGTGACATTGTCACTTATTCACGTGATTTATTGGCACGACTCATCTATCCGGTCGCTCATCCTAACTTCAACTTCACCTTTGCTAAAGGCTACTACGCCCGACACGCCGATGGAAAGTTAAATGGTCGTGTTGCGCGATTAATGGTCACGCCGATTTTGCGAGCATTGGAAACGGTACTTGGGCCAGATGAATTATTGGCCTATTTGGATAGCTTTCGCTACCCATTGGCAGGCGAGTTTGCGATGAACGTCCATGCGCTGCAAGACATGCGGATTCCTGCAGATTGGGGGCTTGAGATTGGTATTTTGGCCGAGATGCGCCGTAACTATTCCAATCGCCGAATTTGTCAGGTGGACATTGCTGATGTTTATGACCATAAACATCAGGATTTATCGCAAGAAGACCACACCAAAGGTCTGTCGCGTATGAGTCAAGACATTGCGAAGTCGTTGTTTAGAAAATTATCGACGCGTGGACATGTGTTTTCTCGGGGGACTTTGCGTTCGATTCGTTCGGTGTATTTACGAACGGCTTTAGATCAGCTTGAGAGTTACTCGTTTGATGCGCAGATGAATGGTTTGACCGTTGATATCCATGCCGAAGAGCAAGCGATTGAGTTGTTTGCACAAAATATTTTTGAGGCAGGGGAAGTCTTTTTAGAAAACCCTAATGAGCGTCCATTCCTGCCGAATTGGAACCGTGTGACCAGCGCTTATCCGCACATTTTGGCGGAGTTATTTGAGGCGGTGGAGTTGGATAATATGGAGTAA
- a CDS encoding sugar phosphorylase has translation MVALTASQQQQLQKRLSVLYGDDDLQIAYQGIEQLLVNFDKILPAGCDPKSDAPCHPQRWTQNDALLITYGDTFLEEGKRPLQALQKFLGKYVKEAINCVHILPFFPYSSDDGFSVIDYSMVDPDLGDWGDIDALRQDYDLMFDFVVNHISRESLWFTNYKANIEPYTEFFIEVEGEPDLSMVTRPRNTPLLVPAYTHRGRKKVWATFSADQIDLNFANPKVLVKMMEILLLYVAEGARIIRLDAIGFLWKKIGTNCIHLPETHEAVKLFRDVMEIVNPQAIVLTETNVPHKENLSYFGHQDEAHMVYQFSLAPLILHALHRGDGQYLTQWALGLDAPPEGCTFLNFTASHDGIGLRPVEGILPDREVGDLVNNMHRLGGFVSMKTNSDGSESPYEINITYFSAMRETHNSNGPDQWQVERFICSQNIMMTLQGIPAFYIHSLIATPNDREGVEKTGRTRSINRKKWEYEYIEAMIESGRTSNAEVIKRLTNLLMRRKKHKAFHPDIGQKVLDLGSDFFALWRDEKGLRFPLLAIHNLTSELKILDISAIEGIERHSYWINLLDNHGVSAQEQKFVMQPYQSIWLMPEQIDGESALWAMYTD, from the coding sequence ATGGTGGCTTTGACCGCATCTCAACAGCAGCAGCTTCAAAAGCGTTTATCGGTTTTATACGGCGATGACGATTTACAAATCGCCTATCAAGGCATTGAGCAGTTGCTTGTTAATTTTGACAAAATCTTACCGGCCGGTTGTGACCCTAAAAGTGATGCGCCTTGTCATCCACAGCGTTGGACGCAAAATGATGCTTTGTTGATTACCTATGGAGACACTTTTTTAGAAGAAGGTAAGCGCCCTTTACAAGCATTGCAGAAGTTTTTGGGGAAATATGTCAAAGAGGCTATTAATTGCGTGCATATTTTGCCGTTTTTCCCTTATAGCTCTGATGATGGTTTTTCGGTGATTGACTATTCGATGGTTGACCCTGACTTAGGTGATTGGGGTGATATTGATGCACTTCGTCAAGATTACGATTTGATGTTTGATTTTGTGGTCAATCATATCTCGCGAGAGAGTTTGTGGTTTACCAATTACAAGGCGAATATCGAACCATACACAGAATTTTTTATTGAAGTGGAAGGTGAGCCCGATTTATCCATGGTGACTCGTCCACGAAACACGCCGTTGCTTGTTCCAGCCTATACTCATCGCGGCCGTAAAAAGGTTTGGGCGACGTTTAGTGCCGATCAAATTGACTTGAACTTTGCCAATCCCAAAGTATTGGTGAAAATGATGGAAATCCTGTTGTTATATGTCGCAGAAGGTGCTCGGATTATTCGACTGGACGCGATTGGCTTTTTGTGGAAGAAGATTGGCACTAATTGCATACATTTGCCTGAAACACATGAAGCGGTCAAATTGTTTCGAGATGTGATGGAAATCGTCAATCCGCAAGCGATTGTTCTCACTGAAACCAATGTTCCGCACAAAGAAAATCTATCGTATTTTGGTCATCAGGACGAAGCGCATATGGTGTATCAATTTAGTTTAGCACCGTTGATTTTGCATGCTTTGCACAGAGGCGATGGTCAATATCTAACCCAGTGGGCATTGGGTCTTGATGCGCCACCTGAAGGTTGTACGTTCTTGAACTTTACTGCTTCGCATGATGGGATTGGTTTGCGTCCAGTAGAGGGTATTTTGCCTGATCGTGAAGTCGGTGACTTGGTGAATAACATGCATCGTTTGGGTGGTTTTGTATCGATGAAAACTAACTCGGATGGTTCGGAAAGTCCTTATGAAATTAATATTACTTATTTCAGTGCCATGCGTGAAACGCATAATAGCAATGGTCCAGATCAATGGCAGGTAGAAAGGTTCATCTGTTCGCAAAACATTATGATGACGTTACAGGGGATTCCTGCGTTTTACATTCACAGTTTAATTGCCACGCCGAATGACCGTGAAGGGGTGGAAAAGACTGGCCGGACAAGATCTATTAACCGTAAAAAATGGGAATATGAATACATTGAGGCGATGATTGAAAGTGGTCGAACCTCGAATGCAGAAGTGATTAAGCGGCTAACCAATTTGCTCATGCGTCGCAAAAAGCACAAGGCATTCCACCCTGATATTGGGCAGAAAGTTCTTGATTTGGGAAGTGATTTTTTTGCCCTGTGGCGTGATGAAAAAGGCTTACGTTTCCCGTTATTAGCGATTCATAATTTGACGTCGGAGTTGAAAATTTTGGATATTTCGGCGATTGAAGGAATTGAGCGTCATTCTTACTGGATTAACCTGTTAGATAATCATGGCGTTTCGGCACAAGAGCAGAAATTTGTCATGCAGCCTTACCAATCAATTTGGCTCATGCCTGAGCAGATTGATGGTGAAAGTGCGCTATGGGCGATGTATACGGATTAA
- a CDS encoding glycerate kinase — protein sequence MKIVVAPDSFKGSLPASAFCQIAEQVILQHCPEAEVIKLPLSDGGEGFVEAFVCAGLAEEIKLWVSGPLGKKTKASFAWQADTKTAMIEMAQASGLPKLRHEERNPLQTHTYGTGQLIQAAIEKGAKNIILGLGGSATNDGGVGALQALGVEFLDSENQPIGLGGQALKTIASIGRIPEKLLEIDWILACDVTNPLLGDEGATAIFGPQKGLQPQQFDSLENGLANLAEKIYTATGRQIVEVAGAGAAGGMAGGFIGILNAQVEPGFEVLNRYLKIEQAMQSKNNRPVSYVITGEGRMDEQTAFGKLPMRIAQLAEQYGIPAIGICGSLGVSQLPPFQSLFSIVNTPMHEFDAMRDAPQLLESCLQNLVPLLK from the coding sequence ATGAAAATAGTGGTTGCTCCTGATAGCTTTAAAGGGTCTTTACCGGCCAGTGCGTTTTGCCAAATTGCCGAGCAGGTGATTTTGCAGCATTGCCCAGAAGCGGAAGTCATTAAGCTGCCCTTGTCTGATGGTGGGGAAGGCTTTGTGGAAGCGTTTGTTTGTGCCGGCTTGGCGGAAGAAATCAAGCTTTGGGTGAGTGGACCTTTGGGTAAAAAAACGAAGGCTAGTTTTGCATGGCAAGCCGATACGAAAACAGCGATGATCGAAATGGCTCAGGCATCAGGTTTACCGAAGTTACGTCATGAAGAGCGAAACCCCTTACAAACTCATACTTATGGAACAGGACAACTCATTCAAGCGGCGATTGAGAAGGGGGCAAAAAATATCATTTTAGGCTTGGGCGGTTCGGCCACTAATGACGGTGGTGTGGGTGCCTTGCAAGCTTTAGGCGTTGAGTTTTTAGACTCTGAGAATCAACCCATTGGATTGGGTGGTCAAGCGCTAAAAACGATTGCATCTATTGGTAGGATTCCAGAAAAACTGTTGGAAATTGATTGGATACTCGCGTGTGATGTAACCAATCCTTTGTTAGGTGATGAGGGTGCAACGGCGATTTTTGGCCCACAAAAAGGTCTGCAACCTCAGCAGTTTGATTCACTAGAGAATGGTTTAGCGAATTTGGCGGAGAAAATTTATACAGCAACCGGCCGGCAGATTGTTGAGGTTGCTGGTGCCGGTGCCGCAGGCGGAATGGCTGGTGGTTTTATCGGTATTTTGAATGCACAGGTCGAACCGGGTTTTGAAGTATTGAATCGTTATTTGAAAATTGAGCAAGCGATGCAATCAAAAAATAACCGGCCGGTTAGTTATGTGATTACCGGAGAAGGTCGTATGGATGAGCAAACTGCCTTTGGAAAATTGCCAATGCGAATTGCGCAATTAGCCGAGCAGTATGGCATCCCCGCGATTGGTATATGTGGTAGTTTGGGTGTGTCGCAACTTCCTCCTTTCCAGAGTCTGTTTAGTATTGTTAACACGCCGATGCATGAGTTCGATGCAATGCGAGATGCGCCGCAGTTGTTAGAATCCTGTTTGCAAAATCTTGTTCCACTTTTAAAATAG
- a CDS encoding YgaP family membrane protein: MNSVVIKGNRPLRIFASMMLILLVISHFMGQVDLTEISFLWVMIAMSINALQASFTGFCPMFKNGKGECVACGVACDHPESVTQTAQQAESSCCSGSDCCSEKKKESTRS, from the coding sequence GTGAATTCAGTCGTGATTAAAGGCAATCGCCCTTTACGAATTTTTGCATCAATGATGTTAATCTTGTTGGTGATCTCTCACTTTATGGGACAGGTAGATTTAACCGAAATTTCGTTTTTGTGGGTGATGATTGCCATGTCAATAAATGCCTTGCAAGCTAGTTTTACGGGTTTTTGTCCGATGTTTAAAAACGGAAAAGGCGAGTGTGTTGCGTGTGGCGTGGCTTGTGATCATCCAGAAAGCGTAACCCAAACAGCGCAGCAAGCTGAATCGAGCTGCTGTTCTGGATCGGATTGTTGCTCAGAAAAAAAGAAAGAATCTACACGCTCTTGA
- a CDS encoding Glu/Leu/Phe/Val family dehydrogenase translates to MMFELARQRLAPVFNLLDINEEVMIRLSVPKRTIVANIPVRMDDGTLRVFTGYRIQYDDTRGPTKGGIRFHPDVDMQEVTSLSFWMTVKCAVAGLPFGGAKGGVTVNPKELSLMEIERLSRGYIRAFADVLGEKRDIPAPDVYTNATIMGWMADEYAMIARRQEPGIITGKPLHLNGSKGREFATGQGALFALQEYLEHYKPSSEQMTIAVQGFGNAGFHFARIAQQCGYRVVAISDSQGAIYDPKGLNVLDVHRLKQEDNRLASVYCDGSVCNELDYETLSNEALLELNVDVLVLAALENQITEQNAHQIQAKTVLEIANGPVSPDADQILEAREIDVIPDVLANAGGVIVSYFEWVQNRSGMYWEEAEVEQQLKKIMVKESQSIFDHAKKHKCSLRTAAYVHGVERLAGAIDQRGNHKLFKSV, encoded by the coding sequence ATGATGTTTGAATTGGCAAGACAACGACTCGCACCGGTGTTTAATTTACTCGACATCAACGAGGAAGTCATGATTCGACTATCGGTTCCTAAACGCACCATTGTCGCCAACATCCCTGTCAGAATGGATGATGGAACTCTGCGCGTGTTCACGGGCTATCGAATCCAATATGATGATACGCGTGGACCGACGAAAGGCGGTATTCGTTTTCACCCAGACGTAGATATGCAAGAAGTCACGTCCCTGAGCTTCTGGATGACTGTCAAATGTGCCGTCGCTGGTTTGCCATTTGGCGGCGCCAAAGGCGGTGTAACTGTCAACCCAAAAGAACTTTCCTTAATGGAAATTGAACGCTTATCTCGCGGCTATATTCGTGCGTTTGCCGATGTCTTAGGAGAAAAACGAGATATTCCAGCACCCGATGTCTATACCAACGCCACCATTATGGGCTGGATGGCCGATGAATACGCCATGATTGCCCGTCGCCAAGAACCCGGAATTATCACAGGAAAACCTCTGCATTTAAACGGTTCTAAAGGTCGTGAATTTGCCACTGGTCAAGGAGCACTGTTTGCACTACAAGAATACCTAGAACACTACAAACCAAGCAGTGAACAAATGACGATTGCTGTGCAAGGCTTTGGTAATGCAGGCTTCCATTTTGCAAGAATCGCCCAGCAGTGCGGCTACCGAGTCGTCGCAATTTCAGATTCACAGGGTGCGATTTACGACCCCAAAGGGTTAAATGTTTTAGATGTCCATCGACTCAAACAAGAAGACAATCGACTCGCATCGGTCTATTGCGATGGTTCAGTTTGCAATGAACTCGACTATGAAACTTTAAGTAACGAAGCCTTATTAGAGCTTAATGTGGATGTATTGGTGCTGGCTGCTCTAGAAAACCAAATTACTGAACAAAATGCGCATCAAATACAAGCAAAAACTGTTTTAGAAATTGCCAATGGTCCAGTTTCACCTGATGCAGACCAAATCCTTGAAGCTCGTGAAATTGATGTCATCCCCGATGTACTTGCAAATGCCGGCGGTGTCATTGTGAGTTACTTTGAATGGGTACAAAATCGTTCAGGTATGTATTGGGAAGAAGCTGAAGTCGAACAACAGCTTAAAAAGATCATGGTGAAAGAGTCACAAAGTATTTTTGACCATGCTAAAAAACATAAATGCTCATTACGCACGGCCGCATATGTTCACGGCGTTGAACGACTTGCTGGCGCGATTGATCAACGCGGGAACCATAAGCTATTCAAGAGCGTGTAG
- a CDS encoding EAL domain-containing protein, translating to MIAYFSIFTLILIAQYGSNFDPWQMLEPSGIWLSGVLLATLTLISPHKIQNRIFLCGAFAIWLYNLATISTEQAIILSVLQTLEPWLGLQILRIAITHTRKQNLKFKIDSSRLTQFAVLSIALLLGVSGIGGWFLSQNIQISWTEGFLFWSSASLRGAAVFIPLGYAIIWFFAKYPSKHLLKQWVTIAVALGFTGTFYQAFTHGYDSLILLIFFTLGALSLAGPLTAGLTYFICAYLLSQSPLTHGENLYLQLEPLITLFTLSCALIFIFHAYADSFYNRNWIIRHQNHIEVVNVKRLIQWIEKGWLRYEFQPIIYREKSQLKLVSLESLIRLKLPKIGEIPVGAFIEPFEAMISNQELQKKLIKKFSQQLSQFSSVELDYVSVNFSPNHLRQTSIIEHLIVLNKTLPHQLLVEILEQQDKFLKDPILQAHIHQLIDAGVLIALDDFGKEHSNLERLIELPIHYLKIDKMLIFPFAYSKKHQVLVENTANFCHQLGIKVIVEGVENEETALKLESIEVRRQQGFLYSKSLPSHSVSNFSHELKTRSA from the coding sequence ATGATTGCCTATTTTTCTATTTTTACGCTTATTTTGATTGCACAATATGGCTCGAACTTTGATCCTTGGCAAATGCTCGAACCAAGTGGTATCTGGCTATCTGGAGTTTTACTCGCAACGCTGACATTAATTTCTCCTCACAAAATTCAAAACCGAATTTTTCTTTGTGGAGCTTTTGCAATCTGGCTTTACAATCTCGCGACAATTTCTACCGAGCAAGCCATCATTCTCTCGGTTTTGCAAACACTGGAACCCTGGCTCGGCTTACAAATTCTTCGCATTGCCATTACCCACACTAGAAAACAAAACTTAAAATTCAAAATTGATTCGAGCAGATTGACGCAATTTGCAGTGCTTTCAATTGCACTATTACTAGGAGTTTCCGGTATTGGTGGCTGGTTTCTCAGTCAAAATATACAAATTTCATGGACTGAAGGTTTTCTATTCTGGTCATCTGCAAGTTTACGTGGGGCAGCTGTTTTCATTCCATTGGGCTACGCAATCATTTGGTTTTTTGCAAAGTATCCTAGCAAGCACTTACTCAAGCAATGGGTCACAATCGCTGTTGCTCTAGGCTTTACAGGCACTTTTTATCAGGCATTTACTCATGGTTACGACAGCCTCATTCTCCTCATCTTTTTTACCCTCGGTGCGCTTTCTCTTGCTGGCCCACTAACGGCAGGTTTGACCTACTTTATTTGTGCATATTTGCTCAGTCAATCACCACTAACTCATGGCGAAAACCTTTATTTACAACTTGAACCTCTGATCACACTATTTACCCTCTCCTGTGCATTGATTTTTATCTTTCACGCCTATGCCGATAGCTTCTACAATCGAAACTGGATAATTCGCCACCAGAATCACATTGAAGTCGTGAACGTCAAAAGGCTCATTCAATGGATTGAAAAAGGTTGGCTCAGATATGAATTTCAGCCGATTATTTACCGAGAGAAATCACAACTTAAGCTTGTCAGCCTAGAATCACTTATTCGTTTGAAATTACCCAAAATTGGCGAAATTCCCGTCGGGGCATTTATCGAGCCTTTTGAAGCCATGATTTCTAATCAAGAACTACAAAAAAAGTTAATAAAAAAGTTCAGTCAACAGTTATCACAATTTTCCAGCGTTGAATTGGATTATGTGTCTGTGAACTTCTCCCCTAACCATCTTAGGCAAACCTCAATCATTGAACATCTAATCGTTCTCAATAAAACATTACCTCACCAACTGTTAGTCGAAATACTTGAGCAACAAGACAAATTTTTAAAAGACCCCATCTTACAAGCTCATATTCACCAGCTTATCGATGCGGGGGTATTAATTGCACTGGACGATTTCGGAAAAGAACATAGTAATCTTGAACGTTTGATTGAGCTTCCCATTCACTATCTTAAAATAGATAAAATGTTGATTTTTCCGTTTGCATATTCAAAAAAACATCAGGTTCTGGTTGAGAATACAGCAAATTTCTGTCATCAGCTTGGCATTAAAGTCATCGTTGAAGGCGTCGAAAATGAGGAAACTGCGCTAAAACTTGAAAGTATTGAAGTCCGTCGTCAACAAGGATTTCTTTACTCAAAATCACTCCCCTCACACTCCGTCTCTAATTTTTCACACGAACTTAAAACTCGCTCTGCATAG
- a CDS encoding thioredoxin family protein: MVSLTTPVCDFDANAIDFNLPGVDGQNWTLEKAKGENGLLVMFICNHCPYVKAIHKRLVEDMRILRDEFGINAIAIMSNDPNEYAEDSFENMKKVSDEWDFPFPYVIDETQEVAKTYGAVCTPDFFGYNSELKLQYRGRLDESRKETAPEGVRRDLFEAMKQVAQTGQGPLEQIPSMGCSIKWKN, translated from the coding sequence ATGGTCAGTTTAACTACGCCAGTGTGCGACTTTGATGCCAATGCAATCGACTTTAACCTACCCGGTGTTGACGGACAAAACTGGACACTTGAAAAAGCCAAAGGCGAAAACGGTTTGTTAGTGATGTTCATTTGCAATCACTGCCCCTACGTCAAAGCCATTCATAAACGCCTAGTTGAAGACATGCGCATTTTGCGTGATGAATTTGGTATTAACGCTATTGCCATTATGTCGAACGACCCAAATGAATATGCCGAAGACAGTTTTGAAAATATGAAAAAAGTCTCTGACGAATGGGATTTTCCTTTTCCCTACGTCATCGATGAAACCCAAGAAGTGGCGAAGACTTACGGCGCAGTCTGCACCCCTGACTTTTTCGGCTATAACTCTGAACTCAAGCTGCAATATCGCGGCCGTTTAGATGAATCTCGTAAAGAAACCGCGCCTGAAGGCGTTCGCAGAGATTTATTCGAAGCCATGAAACAAGTGGCACAAACCGGCCAAGGACCACTCGAACAGATTCCATCCATGGGCTGTTCAATTAAGTGGAAGAATTAA